The Verrucomicrobiia bacterium genome includes a region encoding these proteins:
- a CDS encoding DUF1028 domain-containing protein — MRRAFGFGLLLSALTAGLVFGTKTESPKPVATFSIVAYDPATGELGVAVQSKFFAVGTVVPWAKAGVGAVATQSYANTTYGPRGLEMLESGMSPQQVMDSLTRPDEMRARRQAGIIDARGNAVTYTGDSCLAWAGGKTGQYYACQGNILTGRVVVDAMAAAYEASKGELAERLLTAMEAGQRQGGDSRGMQSMALLVVKDQGGYSGYSDRYIDLRVDDAPDPFKEMRRLLRIQQGIKYLQIAGRYYRDKNLEGAVKEAEKAVLADPANADCHYDYACYLSLSGKKEDALVALKKALQLNPKMADLAGKDADLSNIRPAASFKKMVEEADARAKKK; from the coding sequence ATGCGCAGAGCTTTTGGATTCGGATTGCTTTTGAGTGCTTTGACCGCGGGGCTGGTCTTCGGAACGAAGACTGAAAGCCCGAAACCGGTGGCCACTTTTTCCATCGTGGCCTACGACCCGGCCACCGGCGAGCTGGGGGTGGCCGTTCAGTCAAAATTTTTTGCCGTCGGCACGGTCGTGCCGTGGGCCAAGGCGGGAGTCGGGGCGGTCGCCACGCAATCCTACGCCAACACCACCTACGGGCCGCGCGGATTGGAAATGCTGGAATCGGGAATGTCCCCCCAGCAAGTGATGGACAGCTTAACCCGCCCGGACGAAATGCGGGCCCGCCGCCAAGCCGGCATCATTGACGCCCGCGGAAACGCCGTCACCTACACCGGGGATTCCTGTTTGGCGTGGGCCGGAGGCAAAACCGGGCAGTACTACGCCTGCCAGGGGAATATTCTGACCGGCCGGGTGGTGGTGGATGCGATGGCGGCGGCCTATGAAGCATCCAAAGGGGAACTGGCGGAACGGCTTTTGACGGCGATGGAAGCCGGGCAACGGCAGGGAGGGGATTCCCGCGGGATGCAGTCGATGGCGCTTCTGGTGGTCAAAGACCAAGGGGGATATTCCGGCTACAGCGACCGCTACATCGATTTGCGGGTGGATGACGCTCCCGATCCCTTCAAGGAGATGCGCCGGCTTTTGCGGATTCAGCAGGGGATAAAGTATTTGCAAATCGCCGGGCGGTATTACCGGGATAAAAATCTGGAGGGGGCGGTGAAGGAGGCGGAAAAGGCGGTTTTGGCCGACCCGGCCAACGCCGACTGCCACTACGATTATGCCTGCTACCTTTCCCTTTCCGGCAAAAAGGAGGACGCCCTGGTCGCGCTGAAAAAGGCCTTGCAGTTGAATCCCAAGATGGCGGATTTGGCAGGTAAAGACGCGGACCTCTCCAACATCCGTCCAGCGGCCAGCTTCAAAAAAATGGTGGAGGAGGCGGATGCCAGGGCGAAGAAGAAATGA
- a CDS encoding NifU family protein, with amino-acid sequence MDSGIKINAHLDPYQPNVCRLEVDRPVYAEGSAYFDDRGKASGSPLAAKLFAIEGIESVRIAGNNIILTQSGWEEWKTLAPKAGEAVRAHLSSGEPAVSAEFAAQKLPDEAVKTKIQEVFDTLINPAIANHGGFVRLIDVKESRVFLEMGGGCQGCAMSMATLRYGIETAIRHEIPHVVEILDVTDHASGTNPFYTP; translated from the coding sequence ATGGATTCGGGAATCAAGATAAACGCGCATTTAGACCCTTACCAGCCGAACGTCTGCCGCTTGGAGGTGGACCGGCCGGTCTATGCCGAGGGCTCGGCTTATTTCGACGACCGGGGAAAGGCCTCGGGGTCCCCTTTGGCGGCCAAGCTTTTCGCCATCGAGGGGATAGAATCGGTGCGGATTGCCGGGAACAATATCATTCTCACCCAGTCCGGCTGGGAGGAGTGGAAGACCCTGGCCCCCAAGGCGGGGGAGGCGGTGCGGGCGCATCTTTCCTCCGGGGAGCCGGCCGTGTCGGCGGAGTTTGCCGCGCAGAAACTGCCGGACGAGGCGGTGAAAACCAAAATTCAGGAAGTGTTTGACACGCTCATCAACCCGGCCATCGCCAACCACGGCGGGTTTGTCCGGCTCATCGACGTCAAGGAGAGCCGGGTGTTTTTGGAAATGGGGGGCGGCTGCCAGGGATGCGCGATGTCCATGGCGACTCTGCGCTACGGCATCGAGACCGCCATCCGCCACGAAATTCCGCACGTGGTCGAGATTCTGGACGTCACCGACCACGCCTCCGGCACGAACCCGTTCTACACCCCGTAA
- a CDS encoding DUF1028 domain-containing protein encodes MKFRILLSLFFLLVARVNSFATSPQSDEELFNTFSIVAYDSANGDLGVAVQSKAFAVGARVPYAKAGVGAIATQATTNPGFGPRGLALLERGLSPQEVVDSLLKADDRPAVRQLAVIDARGKVAVHTGDSCIDWKGSKTGSYYSCQGNLLAGQAVVDSMASAFEGTSGELAERLMAALEAGQRAGGDSRGMQSAALLVVRAGAGYAGFNDRYIDIRTDDSKNPLLELRRLLNKVLAFNAILKAETFREKKDYEKMIAEARRAVSLDPATGYNWYQLGCYLTMADKLEEAKKSLKEAFLRDEYLIITARSDSDLDNLIHDQEFRKMTGMLRTK; translated from the coding sequence ATGAAGTTCCGCATTCTCCTTTCGCTTTTTTTTCTGCTTGTCGCCAGAGTAAATTCCTTTGCAACTTCTCCCCAATCCGACGAAGAGCTTTTCAACACTTTTTCCATCGTGGCCTACGATTCAGCCAATGGGGATCTGGGGGTGGCAGTGCAGTCCAAGGCGTTTGCAGTCGGGGCGCGCGTCCCCTATGCAAAAGCCGGAGTCGGCGCCATCGCCACGCAGGCCACCACCAACCCGGGCTTCGGCCCGCGGGGGCTGGCGCTGCTTGAGCGCGGACTCTCACCTCAAGAGGTGGTTGATTCGCTCTTAAAAGCGGATGACCGTCCGGCGGTTCGGCAGCTGGCGGTCATCGACGCCCGCGGCAAAGTCGCCGTCCATACCGGGGATTCCTGCATCGACTGGAAGGGGAGCAAAACCGGATCATACTATTCCTGTCAAGGAAACCTGCTTGCCGGACAGGCGGTGGTGGATTCGATGGCTTCGGCTTTCGAAGGAACTTCCGGCGAGCTGGCGGAACGGCTGATGGCCGCGCTGGAGGCCGGCCAGCGGGCCGGCGGGGATTCGCGCGGGATGCAGTCGGCGGCCCTGCTCGTCGTCCGGGCCGGGGCCGGATATGCCGGCTTCAACGACCGCTATATCGACATCCGCACGGATGATTCCAAAAATCCGCTTTTGGAATTGCGGCGGCTTTTAAACAAGGTTCTGGCCTTCAACGCCATTTTGAAGGCGGAAACTTTTCGGGAGAAAAAGGATTACGAGAAAATGATTGCCGAGGCCCGCCGGGCGGTTTCCCTGGACCCCGCCACGGGTTATAACTGGTATCAGTTGGGCTGCTATCTAACCATGGCCGACAAGCTGGAGGAGGCCAAGAAAAGTTTGAAGGAGGCCTTTTTGCGGGATGAATATCTAATCATTACCGCCCGCTCCGATTCCGATTTGGATAATTTAATTCACGATCAGGAATTCCGGAAAATGACGGGGATGCTGCGCACCAAGTAA